A genome region from Streptomyces xanthophaeus includes the following:
- a CDS encoding flavodoxin family protein: MDPDHHTPLRAVALVCTLSPSPAPSSSQLLAEQTMAALAEHGVTGKTVRIADHDVKPGVKTDMGDGDAWPEIRDTILGCDILILSTPVWLGHPSSIAQRVLERLDAEIAETDDEGRPLTYGKAAAVCVVGNEDGAHKVGADLFQGLNDVGFSLAANAVTYWVGEAMQGTDYQDLDKTPEKTAATTSTLAANTAHLARRLKAAPYPAP; the protein is encoded by the coding sequence ATGGACCCCGACCATCACACGCCGCTCCGCGCTGTCGCGCTCGTCTGCACCCTGTCCCCCTCCCCCGCGCCGTCGAGCTCCCAGCTGCTGGCCGAGCAGACGATGGCCGCCCTCGCCGAGCACGGTGTCACCGGGAAGACCGTCCGGATCGCCGATCACGACGTGAAGCCCGGCGTGAAGACCGACATGGGCGACGGAGACGCCTGGCCCGAGATCCGGGACACCATCCTGGGCTGCGACATCCTGATCCTCTCCACGCCCGTCTGGCTGGGCCACCCGTCCAGCATCGCCCAGCGGGTCCTGGAGCGGCTGGACGCGGAGATCGCCGAGACCGACGACGAAGGCCGCCCGCTCACCTACGGCAAGGCCGCCGCGGTCTGCGTCGTCGGCAACGAGGACGGCGCGCACAAAGTCGGCGCCGACCTCTTCCAGGGCCTGAACGACGTCGGGTTCTCCCTCGCTGCGAACGCCGTCACCTACTGGGTCGGCGAAGCCATGCAGGGAACCGACTACCAGGACCTCGACAAGACCCCCGAGAAGACGGCGGCCACGACCTCGACCCTCGCCGCCAACACCGCCCACCTCGCCCGCCGCCTCAAGGCCGCGCCGTACCCGGCGCCCTGA